The Dehalococcoidia bacterium DNA segment TTCAAGTTTACACAAAATAACAGAATGGGATCGTCCTCCACTTCCTCTTCTTAGAGATAAAGAAGTTATACAAGAACAACCTGATCAAAGATCTATAGCTGAAAGATATACAGAGGACGCAGTTAAGTTTATAAGAGAAAATAATAACAGCCCTTTTTTCTTATATCTTGCTCATATGCAAGTTCACCTTCCATTATATGCTGCAGAAAAATTTGTAAAAGAATCTAAAAATGGAGATTATGGAGCATGCGTAGCAAGTATCGATTGGTCTACAAAAGTAATTTTTGATGAGTTAAAAGAATTAGGTATTGATGAAAATACAATAGTTATATTTACTAGTGACAATGGATCAAGACTACAAAATCAAGGTGGAAGTAATGGAAATCTAAGAGGAGGTAAGGGTCAAACATGGGATGGAGGTCAAAGGGTACCTTGTATTATTAGGTGGCCTGGAAAAATTAATAAAGGCGAAGAAACAGATAACCTTGCTACAACAATGGATTTTTTGCCCTCAATTACAAAGTTAATTGGAGCTGAACTTCCTAGAAAAAAAATAGACGGTGTAGAAATGTCAGATTTACTTTTTGCTAACGATAATACATCTAAAAGAGATTCCTTTGTTTACTATAATGAAGATGAATTAGAGGCAATAAGATACAAGAATTGGAAATTACATTTCAAAAAAGAAGGAAAAATAATAGATGAATTATATGATTTAGATAATGATATTGGTGAAGAATCTAATTTGTTTGATAATAATAAAGAAATAGTCAAAGAATTATCAAATTTAGCAGATGAATATCGAAAAAATCTAGGAGATAAATCCTTAAACATAGTAGGAAAAGAGGTAAGGCCTGCCAGTGAGATTGAAAACCCAAAACCACTAACTGAATTTGATGAAAATCATCCATACATGTATGCAGAATACGATAAAGGTGAAAGAGGATAAAAATAGGAGAAATATATGAATAATAAAAGACCAAATATAATACTTATAATGTCTGACGATTTAGGCTATGAAGTTATAAATGCAAATGGAGGGACCTCTTATGAAACACCTAGACTAAATAATTTAGCAGAAACTGGAATAAGATTTGAGAATGCTCATGCCCAACCATTGTGCACACCAACAAGAATTCAATTAATGACAGGAAAATATAATTTTAGAAATTATATCGGGTTTGGTTTAATGGATCCCAATGAAAAAACTTTTGGGCATATCATGAGTGATAATGGATATAAAACCTTAATATCTGGTAAATGGCAACTATACTCATATAATCCACCTGATGAAATGCCTGAAGAAAGAAATAAAGGTCAAAAAATAGAGGATGCAGGATTTGATGAATTTTGCGTTTGGCATGCTCATCAAACAGAAGAAAAAGGGTCAAGATATAAAAATCCCATTGTATACCAAAATGGTGAATATCTAAGTAAAGAAATTACTGAAGGAAACTATGGAGAAGATATTTTTTCAGATTATATTTTAGACTTTATGGAAAGAAATATTGATGACCCCTTTTTTGTTTATTTCCCAATGACTCTAACTCATAGACCTTTGGAACCTACACCAGATAGTCAAGAATTTGCTGTTTTTGACCCTCCATCTAATAAAACACTTGGTGGAAGAACTTGGGAACAATTAGAAGGATGGGATGATGATTCTAAATATTATAAAGATATGGTTGAGTACCATGATAAAACTATAGGGAAAATTGTTGATAAATTAGATTCTTTGGGCATTAGAGAAAATACTTTGATTTTATATTTGGGAGACAATGGTTCCCCTATCGAAGTTTCTTCTTTTATGGGAGATTTAGAAATACCAGGAGGAAAAGGTAAAACAATTGATACAGGTACTCATGTACCACTCATTTGTAATTGGAAAAGTAAAATTCCTGCGTCTTTAGTTAGTACAAATCTTGTAGATACTACAGATTTTCTTCCAACAATTTTTGAGGCTACAGGCATAAAATTTCCAGAAAATTATATTATAGATGGAAAATCTTTTTATCCTCAATTATTAGGAGAAGATGGAGACCCTAGAGACTGGATCTTCTTTCACTTTGATGCTGGAGGAAGAAACAAAAGACCAATTCAAAGATTTCTTAGAAATCACTCATGGAAATTATATGAAGATGGAAGAATGTTTGACATGAAATCTGATCTTAACGAAAAAAATGCTTACCTCCCTGAAAATGATTCAGATGAAAGCAAAGAAAACAGAAATATTTTGGAACCTATTTTTGGAGAATTAAAATAACTCTTAGTGACTAAAATAGGAGTCTGTTTTTTCATTTTCAGGAGGAGAGAACAGACTCCTATTTAGTCGAGATAAGAAGAGATAATTATCTTATTATTGTAGTGCACCAACTTCCGTCAGTAGTGCCTGAGTTGCCTCAAGATCACCAAGCTGAGAGATGTCAATATCTGGCTTACTCAATGATTCCATATCTACTAGCATTCTGTTTGGAGTTACTCCTTCAGTCACTAGTGGGTACTCATGTACTTGAGTAGCAAAGTATTGTTGTGCAATTTTTGATGTCATGAATGTCATGAATCTTTCTGCATTGTCTTTGTTATCTGAAGAATCTAAAATACCTGCTCCAGAAACTAATACAACTGAACCAGCATCACCATTATTGAGATAGTGGTTTGCAGCTTTAAAGTTTTCACCTTCTTTGGCTTGGAATCTGTGTAGGTAATAGTGATTTACCATACCAAATTCAATTTCTTGGTCAGCAGCAGCTTGAACCTGTGGTGTGTTTTTAGGATACACAATTGGTTCATTGGCCACTATTCCCTCTAACCAAGTTTTAGTTTTTGCTTCACCCCAGTAAATTCTCATTCCTGTAATCATAGCTTGGAATGATCCATTTGTTGGTGCCCAACCTAATTTACCTTTGTATTTTGGATCAGTAAGATCTTCCATAGATGTAGGTAGATCAGCTGCAGCTGTAACATCTGGGTTATATACTAAAACTCTTGCTCTTCCTGTTATACCGATCCATTTGCATCCACCGTTAGCTTCTCTAGGAGCTACAGCCCAAGCAGGAATTAAGTCACATACTTCTCTTGACATTGGGTCAAGCATAGCAGAAACAGAACCTAATCCACCAGGATCTTGTGCATAAAAAACATCGGCAGGAGTTTTACTTCCTTCTGTCTCTAACAAACTCACCATCTCAGGTGTTTTACCATACTTTGTTTCGACAGGTATTCCTGTAAGAACAGAGAATTCTTCAATAATTGGACCTACTAAAGATTCAGATCTTCCAGAATAAATTACTAATGTCTTTTCTTCTTTTTCAACTTCCTTTTCAACAATAACAGGAACTTCAATTTCCTTGACAACTTCTGTTATGACTGTTTCACCAGGAACTTCTACTTCTTTAATTACTTCCTTTTCAACAACAACTTGTTTTTCTACTTCAATAACCTCAGTTTCTGCATTGTAACAAGCAAAGAACGCGAACATTCCGAGCATTGAAATCAAAGTAATCTTAATTGATTTTTTCAAGTTAATTCTCCTCAAAATAATTGTTTACCAGTCGAGTATACAATGCAAAAATCAAGATTGTCAACCATATAAGTAGACTTTATTTATTTCTTAGTTGGAACTCGTAATATGATATAAGAAATTCCGATAATGCCAGCTAATCCTACTATCAACTGAACCCAAATTAATTCAATTACGAAAAATATAGCAAATGAACAGAATATTATAATCATTGAAAAGGCTAATATTTTTGATTTTAGAGGCATACCCTTGCCTTCATAATAATCTTTTATATATTTACCAAAAATTTTATTATTAATTAGCCAGTTATATAACTTTTCAGATGATCTTATATAACAACCTGCAGCAAGAATTAAAAAAATAGTAGTAGGAAGACCAGGAACAAATATACCAAGATATCCTATGCCAACAAAAAGCGAACCTAAAAGAATCCATAAAATCCTAATAAGTTTATTTTTTTTAGGCTTAACTATTTTCTCAGTCAACAGAACTCCAAAAATTTTAAGTTAGATTGTGAGGAACCAAATCAATTATAAATCAGTTCAAACAATAGTCAACGCTATAAGGAAATAAAGAAATCTTAGTATATTAAAAAAAAAAAATAAGATATATTACTGATAGCAGAAAATTATAAAATTCTTAATGACACAAAAACAAAACTCAATTTTTTATGGATGGAAAATAGTATTTGTTATGGCAATAACATCTTCAATGACTATGGCTTTAGGAACCTTAAATTTTGGTTTATTTATTAAGCCTATGGGCGATGAATTACTCATAGGGAGATCATATTTTGGATGGGCATCGACGGCAAGGCAGATAGTAGGAGGATTAACAAGTCCTATTCTCGGACCATGGATCGACAAATATGGAGCAAGAATCTTATTACCTGTTGGAGTCACTATTACTGGAATTGGATTAATTTTATTGGGTTTCAATTCTAGTGGAATAATAATGATATTAATTTTTGGAGCAATAGGTATTACAAGTTTAGGAGGACCTGGTGCATTAATAACAACTGTTCCTATATCTAAGTGGTTTGTAGAAAAAAGAGGGAAAGCATTAGCAATTACTTCTTTAGGAGTACCTATTGGAGCTATGATATTTGTTCCTCTTACACAGTTTTTTATCGATATTTCAGGTTGGCGAAATACTTGGATTATTTTTGGATTTATATCTATGTTAATTATTATTCCTCCTGCATTATGGCTCTTAAGAAGACAACCGGAAGATATCGGATTAGTTCCTGACGGAGAATTAATAGAATCTAAAAATCTAAAAGATAAAGAGACATCATGGGAATTCGAAGAAGCATTCAAGACAAGAGTATTTTGGAAAATAACCTTTTGCCTTACGGTTATTTCAATCGCAACTGGGACAATAGCTATACATAGAATTCCTGCATTTATGGATCGAGGTTTAGAACCTCAACTTATTGCACTTGCAACAGCTTTTGATGCTGTATGTGCAGGAATAAGTACTTTTTTTGTTGGTAATTTAGTTAAAAAATTAGGTATACGACTTTTAGGGACATTATCATTTTTATTTTTAGCAATAGCCAGCATAATTACAATTTATGCTTATTCTTTTTGGGTCATTTTTATCTCAATGGCAATATTTGGTCTTGGTATAGGAGGATTAATGTTTATACATTCATTCATTTGGGCGGATTATTTTGGAAGAAAAAACTTAGGAACAATTAGAGGTAAAATTACGCCATTCATATTAATTATTGGAGGTATTGGAGCTCCGGTTTCAGGATACGTAAGAGACTATACAGGAAGCTATCAAAGTATATGGTTTGCTGGATTAATTATGATGATAATTTCGGCACTTATTTTTTCCACATGTAAAAAACCTATTAAAAATATAGAATATAATTAAAAGAATTAAATTAAAGTAAAGAAAATTAAGAAAATGAAAAAAATATTATTTCTAACAATCATATTCATCATGTCTTGCTCGACATCAGTTACTGAAGATCAAGCTAAAACTGAGGCTAAAGAAATTGGAGAATCTATAGTGGAAGTATCCTCTAAAATTGATGATAAACCTTTTGTAAGTCTTCAACAAATCGGGTTTGAAAGCATATTACCAGATATTGTTTATCAAAATTTTCTTGTTCTTAGAGAATTTGATTTCGTAAAAGAAAAATCTGAAAAAAAAGGATATAAAATAATCGGGGATGATTTTATCAGAGCTCCTGGAGAAGAATTAGGTGATAAATTTTCAATAAATCTTAGCGGTGGATTAGCTCTAATTGTAGAAAAGGAAGATATCTTATTTGTGACATATAGATCAACCTCTGCAAAAACAAAAAGAGAATATACCAAGAATGTAATAACCGATCTTGATGGTGCAATGGTAAAGGCTGATTGGATAGAATCTCCAGATGTTTTTGTTCATAGAGGCTTCAGTTCTGAATACGATAGGTTCAGAGAAGTTATTTTTGAAGCAATAGATAAAAATAATCCTCAAAAAATTATTTTTTCTGGTCATAGCTTGGGATCTGCACTTGCTACGCTTTCAGCTCTTGACCTGTCTATGAATTATGGTTACGATGTTTCATTAATTTCCATGGGAGGACCTAGAGTAGGTAATAAAGAATATAGAGAGTTGATGGATAAATATGTAAAGGATAATTATAGAATATTTATACCAAATGATCCCATTGTGAATATTCCCGGAACACTGAAGGACTATGAACATTCAGGACTTGCACTTGGAATTAATTCTGACGGGACCCATAATAATGAAATAACTATTGATAATTTTGGATTTACTGCATACAGATCTATTTTTGATGATAGATTCAATATTCATGGCTACGGAAATTATGCTAAATCTCTAAACATAATTATGTCTAATTGTTATAAGGATAAATTAGAATGCTTTGATATGAAAGAAGCATACATGACTTCTATGGTTGAACGAGAAACAATGAACCAATTTAGAGAAGCTGTCAAAGCAAGACCTAAAGAAATCTTAGATGAAAACATAGAAAAAGCTTTAGGCAATATAGAGGAAGAAAAGAAAAAAATAGAAGAAGTTACAAATGAAATTAGAGAAAAAACAAATGCTCAAGTTTTGAGTACTTTAGACACTATTATTGATGCAAACAAAGCTAAAACTGAGTGGGTAAAAAGTTATCAGGAAAAAGCTAAAAGTCTGAAAGATAAGGCAAAGGACTTATTAAACAAATAGTTTTTGGTGGAGCCTGGGAGGATCGAACTCCCGACCTCTTCCGTGCAAGGGAAGCGCTCTCCCAGCTGAGCTAAGGCCCCATTTAGTTAGAATGCGTATTTGTAATGATACCAAATCAATTATAAATGATTCTATTGTAATAAGGTTGAAAAAGTTGAAAAAATAGTTGAAACGTTTTTCTACTGAGTTATTTGACATCATGTATTTGAATAATTAGTCTGATTGATACATAATTTCTGTAAGCATCACTAAATAGGAGATAAATTTAGATAGAATAAATGATGAAATCTTTTAAATGGCATGGCATTCCAGTTAATATTCCAAATACTCATAAAGAATGGTTGTTTTTTAGTACAGTAATCCTATTTTCTATTGGTTGGTATATTGGTTCACTATTATTTAGGATTTTGAAAACTATTTTAGCTTAGATAAACTGCTACTCTGACATCATGTATTTGAATAATTAGTTGGATAGCTTTTTATAGTTCCCTATCATCTATTCTGTTGGGTGGTTCAGTATTGGCTTTTTGGATAACAATTAAGACATCATCACCATAAATACTTTTGAAGATTCTTTCAATCTTTCTTTTAGAATTTTCATTCAGCATTGATAAATGAAAGAAGTTATATGAAGTAGGATTCTGAAAAGTTAATAGAAGCTTTGGATAGATATAATTTACTCCACTAATATCAAATAATAATTCATTCAGAAACTCCTCATCACTATTAGACAACAGCTCATACCATGTCTGAGGCAATAGATATGTCCTCTCAAACTTTTTAGTATCAAATAATTCTCTTTGGTCTTTATTATTTTGTTTCTTTTTTTTCATGGGATTAAATTAAATCACCTAGAAAACATAAAGTCTTTTTTGATGTCTCATTAGATAGCTAATATTAACATTATGGGTTTTGAATAATTAGTCAGACTCATTCATAATTTCTTATAGTTAATCTATGAAGAGATTATGGAACTCATAGATATATCATATGAATTTATATGATATTTTTCCCATATTTATCTAAAGCTAACTTAAAGACATATAAAAATAACACAGAAAAAATCACAAAAAGTATTAGTCTAAAATCAAATTCATGTACCGATAAGCCTATAGATGTTCCTGCAGCTGGGACATGTTCAGAATTTGTTAAAGTCATAACTAGCAAACAAATAAAAAAAGATATACCAGAAAAAATATGAAAGTTTTTATTAGAAATTGATACATATAAATCTTGATCAAATAATTGAAAAAGAAAGTGTAGAAGAATAAAGGTTATAATAGCTATTAAATTACCAACAACTAGGCTTTTAAAGCGGTTTTGCCTATTTTTAGGGTGTAAAAAAAGTAATGCTACGCTAGAACCTATGGCAGCATTAATTACATTATTAGAAAATGTTTCTCCTACAAGAATGATTATAGTTATAAATATGCCTGCAAGAAGAGATTGTATTACATGATATTTAGTTATGAACCCCTTTTTCATCTCTATAATTCTAACAATAAAAAAAGCTTTCATGGAATAATTTATTTGACTGATTCATAATGATTTTTTGTTTTATTAAGACAGATCTCTTGTATCATTTACAAATTTATTAATAGACTCTTGTGCTTCAAAGAATAAATTACTGTAAACTTTGGCATGCTTTGGCAATTTTTTCGGGCTGTAACCAATTAAGTCATTATAAACTTGAACTTGTCCATCGGAAAAATTTCCTGATGAAATTCCAATTGTTGGTATTGATAATTTTTTTGTAATTTTTTTTGTTAAAAACTCATCCACTAATTCTAAAACTAAAGAAAATACTCCTGATGATTCAAGAGAAATTGCATCATCAAAAATTTCCTTAGCCTCATCCTGATTTTTTCCTAAGATCTTGAATTCTTTATGATTATTAATAGATTGAGGTTTTACTCCAATATGACCCATCACAGCAATTTTATGATCGATTAAATATTTTATGATTTCAAATTTTTCTGATCCTCCTTCTAACTTTACAGCATCTGCACCTGAGTTTATTAATAATGAAGCATTTCTTAATGCATCCTCTTTAGTTTCATATGTACCATAAGATAAATCAGAAACTAGTAACTTATCAATTCCTACTCTTGCTACAGCTTCTGTAGCATTAATCATATCTTCGATAGTCACCTTATTAGTAAAATCATAACCTAAGGATGTAGTACCCAAACTATCTCCTACTAATATCATTTCAGCAGAGGAATTATTTACTATATAACCACTTACATAGTCATATGCTGTAATCATTGTAATTTTCTTAAAATTCTTTAATTTCTGAATTTTCTTAATTGAAACTTTATTCATTTTTTTCTGTAGATAATATTATCAATGAGCCTAATTTTTCCAACATATACTGCAATAAGAATTACAAAATCAGAATTTATTTCATCAACTATTTCAAAGTTTTCTAGATCTCTAATTGATATATATTCAATTTTTATAAGATTGAAATCAGAAAGGTAATTTTCAATTAAGGTAATTATATTTTTTGATTTTTTTTCACCTGATATTAGATTTTTAATACCGAAATATAGAGAATTTATTATTTCAGTTGCTTGATTCTTTTCAGAAACGGATAAATTTTTATTTCTGCTTGATAATGCTAAGCCTTCATTATCTCTTATTGTTTTAGAGGAAATGATCTCAACAGGAATATTTAAATCACTTACAAAAGATTTTATGAGTAACAATTGTTGATAATCTTTTTCACCAAAAATTGCATAATTGGGTTGAATAATATTAAATAATTTTGTAACAACAGTAGCAACTCCTTCCATATTACCTTTTCTATACTTCCCTTCTAAGACATCTGAAAGCATCTTAACTTTTACATATGACTTGAAGTTTTCAGGATAAATTTCCTCAGCTGGAGGACAAAATAATATATCAACACCTAGATTCTGTAATATTTTTTTATCATCTTCAAGACTTCGAGGATAGGTATCAAAATCTTTTGTCGAATTAAATTGAATAGGATTTACAAAAATACTAACTATAATAGTTTCTCCATATGACTTTGCTTTTTCTATGAGAGAAATATGGCCTTCATGTATAGATCCCATAGTGGGTACAAAGGCTATTTTGGATGTTATTTTAGATCTTTCTTCAAAGAAACCTGAGACTGTGTTATGTACTTTCAAATTATACCCAAAATAATATTATTTTTTGCCTTATTAGATTTGACTTCAACTAATTTCAATCTTGGTAAAACATTTATTTGAGATGATACCATATCAATTATAATGGAATCTATTATTAGATTACTAAATCAATTTGAATAAAGATTGATGATTTAAATGACAATTTGTTCGTAAAAAAGTTAAGATATAAAATTTATTTAGAACACAATAAGATTTTTATCTATAATTTGTATACTTATAGTAAGACCAAGCCCCTAAAAGTAGACATAACATAAAAACTGGAAATGCAACCCTTGCGCCTAAGGTCTGACTAAGAATTACTAATAATAAAATTGATGAAGATAATAATATAATTCCTAAATTCTTATATATATTTTTCATTCTATTTTCAATTTATTAACTAAAAGACATAATAATAAAAGAAATGATGAATAATATAAAAAATATTACTGCAAAGAATCCTGAAACATATCTAATAATTTTAGTAAATCTCCGATAATTAAGCATTAGTGATTATAAATTCATTTAGCAAGATTATCCTAAAAATACGTCTGTTTGATCATCTGACTCAAAAACATCATTTAGAAAATTAAACTTATCTTTTCTAGAAATAGTTGAAGCATTAGATTCATCATTGATCTTATAATTTTCTACATTTCTATCAAGATTTTCATTTTTTATTTTATTATCCATACAGTTATTATAAATTAGAGTTTTCAAGTTGAAAATTTATAAAAATTAAATTAATGTCTAATTAACACCAAATAGTCGTAGCTAGACTTCAATATCTAACTACGACTATTATAAACGGCTAATTTATTTAGCTTTTAGTATCAGCTTTAGCAGCAGCCCATATTACTAAACCAAATGCAGTTTTGTTTATCAGGTCTGCAAAGTTATAAATGATATTCATAGTCTGAACACCATCAGTCACATCAACCATATTTCCTATAATGTATCCCAAAGGATAGATAGCCCAACCTACAAGCACAATTAATTTCATAGAATTGAATGCAGACTGAACATTTTCATTCTTACCTTCAGCGCTTGCTTTAGCAGCTCCACCAACAAAAATAAGATAAACTACATATAACCAACCAATCATTCCGATTATGAATCCAATTGTTGCATCAATAACATCCATTTCTCCTAACAATCCTCCTACAAGCATAACTACGCTTGCGATTAGCAATTGCCAGAATAAATTAATAGTTACCTTTCCTACTACTTTTAATATCAAGTAGAATTCAACAATTTGAAGCGGAACAGTGATTAACCAATCAATGTATCTTAATTGAGTTAAATCCCCAGATCCAAATGCTTCAACCCAAGCATCTCTCATATACCAATAGTGAAAAAATGCGATGAAAGTTACTAAACCAGCAACAGTAACTGAAGTTCTCCACTTTGGACTAACCTCTCCTCTTTCAAAGAAGAAGAATACAGCTGAACATAACATAGCTGCAGTACCAAAGTAGAAACTAAACTGCGTCAACGAATTAATATCCATTTTCCCTCCGAATATTTTTTTGTGTTATCAAATGTTAATACAAATAAACAAATAGAGCAATAATAAATTCTATATGGCTTTTAATAATTTACTTTTTGTAAAAATATAAATTATTACTATTTGAAAAATGAGAATATGGATGTAAATTTAAAATATTCTTAATAATTTCCCGGGTGGTCTAATGGTAGGACAGAGGACTTTGACTCCTCCAGTCCTGGTTCGAATCCAGGCCCGGGAGCCAAACCCATTTATCTCATTTCTTGATCAACGGAAAGTTTGAATTCTGAAAGATCGTGACCTGTAACAGTACTCCATGGTGTTTCAACCACATAGTGGTCTTTTCCAATCTCTACTAGAGGAGGTCTCTCTTTAGTATATTGATGATTTTTTCTTACTGGTAGCGGAGTTCTAGTCATAAACACATCACCAACCGGAGGATTTACAGGAGATACCACTTCTCCAGGAAGCACAATTTCATCTCTCTCAATGTCTGGGTGAGATGGCAAGGCTGCTGAAATTAAGGCATTTGTATATAAATGAGTTGGATTAGCAAAAATAGCTTCTGTGTCTCCATATTCTTGAATAACCCCCAAATACATTACCGCAGTTCTATGACACATATATCTAACTGTAGCTAAGTTGTGAGCAATCAAAATATAAGCAAGGTCATGCTCATTTTGCAGATCTACTAATAAATTCATTATTTGAGCACGAATTGACACATCGAGAGCTGAAACAGGTTCATCAAGAACAATCAGTTTAGGATTTAAGGCCAGTGCTCTTGCTATACCAATTCTTTGTCTCTGTCCTCCAGAGAATTCATGTGGATACAAGTTACCCTGATATGGATTAAGACCTACTTCAGCAAGTAAATCTCCAGCCCTAGTATCTCGTTCCTTTTTCGTCATTGTAGTATTAATTTCAAGTGGTTCAGAAATTATTGTATTAACTCTCATTCGAGGGTTAAGAGATGACCACGGATCTTGAAATACTGCTTGAACAGATCTTCTCATTTCTCTTCTTCCAGCGCCTGAAAGCTGAGTTACATCTTCTCCCTGAAAAAATATGCTTCCAACCTCAACTTCTCCATCAGTTGATGGGTTTTCAAGTCCAAGTACCATTTTGGCTGTAGTTGTTTTACCACAACCTGATTCACCAACAAGTCCAATAGTCTTTCCTGATGGAACATCGAAGGAAACATTATCAACAGCCTTTAGCCAATCAAAACTACCAATAATTGGCAACCCTTTATTAACTTGGTACCATTTT contains these protein-coding regions:
- a CDS encoding HPP family protein, coding for MKKGFITKYHVIQSLLAGIFITIIILVGETFSNNVINAAIGSSVALLFLHPKNRQNRFKSLVVGNLIAIITFILLHFLFQLFDQDLYVSISNKNFHIFSGISFFICLLVMTLTNSEHVPAAGTSIGLSVHEFDFRLILFVIFSVLFLYVFKLALDKYGKNII
- a CDS encoding lipase family protein, with the translated sequence MKKILFLTIIFIMSCSTSVTEDQAKTEAKEIGESIVEVSSKIDDKPFVSLQQIGFESILPDIVYQNFLVLREFDFVKEKSEKKGYKIIGDDFIRAPGEELGDKFSINLSGGLALIVEKEDILFVTYRSTSAKTKREYTKNVITDLDGAMVKADWIESPDVFVHRGFSSEYDRFREVIFEAIDKNNPQKIIFSGHSLGSALATLSALDLSMNYGYDVSLISMGGPRVGNKEYRELMDKYVKDNYRIFIPNDPIVNIPGTLKDYEHSGLALGINSDGTHNNEITIDNFGFTAYRSIFDDRFNIHGYGNYAKSLNIIMSNCYKDKLECFDMKEAYMTSMVERETMNQFREAVKARPKEILDENIEKALGNIEEEKKKIEEVTNEIREKTNAQVLSTLDTIIDANKAKTEWVKSYQEKAKSLKDKAKDLLNK
- a CDS encoding MFS transporter, coding for MTQKQNSIFYGWKIVFVMAITSSMTMALGTLNFGLFIKPMGDELLIGRSYFGWASTARQIVGGLTSPILGPWIDKYGARILLPVGVTITGIGLILLGFNSSGIIMILIFGAIGITSLGGPGALITTVPISKWFVEKRGKALAITSLGVPIGAMIFVPLTQFFIDISGWRNTWIIFGFISMLIIIPPALWLLRRQPEDIGLVPDGELIESKNLKDKETSWEFEEAFKTRVFWKITFCLTVISIATGTIAIHRIPAFMDRGLEPQLIALATAFDAVCAGISTFFVGNLVKKLGIRLLGTLSFLFLAIASIITIYAYSFWVIFISMAIFGLGIGGLMFIHSFIWADYFGRKNLGTIRGKITPFILIIGGIGAPVSGYVRDYTGSYQSIWFAGLIMMIISALIFSTCKKPIKNIEYN
- a CDS encoding iron ABC transporter substrate-binding protein, giving the protein MKKSIKITLISMLGMFAFFACYNAETEVIEVEKQVVVEKEVIKEVEVPGETVITEVVKEIEVPVIVEKEVEKEEKTLVIYSGRSESLVGPIIEEFSVLTGIPVETKYGKTPEMVSLLETEGSKTPADVFYAQDPGGLGSVSAMLDPMSREVCDLIPAWAVAPREANGGCKWIGITGRARVLVYNPDVTAAADLPTSMEDLTDPKYKGKLGWAPTNGSFQAMITGMRIYWGEAKTKTWLEGIVANEPIVYPKNTPQVQAAADQEIEFGMVNHYYLHRFQAKEGENFKAANHYLNNGDAGSVVLVSGAGILDSSDNKDNAERFMTFMTSKIAQQYFATQVHEYPLVTEGVTPNRMLVDMESLSKPDIDISQLGDLEATQALLTEVGALQ
- a CDS encoding sulfatase-like hydrolase/transferase; the encoded protein is MNNKRPNIILIMSDDLGYEVINANGGTSYETPRLNNLAETGIRFENAHAQPLCTPTRIQLMTGKYNFRNYIGFGLMDPNEKTFGHIMSDNGYKTLISGKWQLYSYNPPDEMPEERNKGQKIEDAGFDEFCVWHAHQTEEKGSRYKNPIVYQNGEYLSKEITEGNYGEDIFSDYILDFMERNIDDPFFVYFPMTLTHRPLEPTPDSQEFAVFDPPSNKTLGGRTWEQLEGWDDDSKYYKDMVEYHDKTIGKIVDKLDSLGIRENTLILYLGDNGSPIEVSSFMGDLEIPGGKGKTIDTGTHVPLICNWKSKIPASLVSTNLVDTTDFLPTIFEATGIKFPENYIIDGKSFYPQLLGEDGDPRDWIFFHFDAGGRNKRPIQRFLRNHSWKLYEDGRMFDMKSDLNEKNAYLPENDSDESKENRNILEPIFGELK
- a CDS encoding sulfatase; this encodes MVNNEKKPNIIIIFADDLGYGDLGCYGSKINLTPTLDKMAEEGKKFSNFYVSSPVCSPSRASLLTGCYPQRISFGTFDGLRVLFPGQGIGLNTEEKTIAKTLKESGYSTKIIGKWHCGDQEEFLPTNHGFDSYFGIPYSNDMGRQVKIEDYQHNDSSLHKITEWDRPPLPLLRDKEVIQEQPDQRSIAERYTEDAVKFIRENNNSPFFLYLAHMQVHLPLYAAEKFVKESKNGDYGACVASIDWSTKVIFDELKELGIDENTIVIFTSDNGSRLQNQGGSNGNLRGGKGQTWDGGQRVPCIIRWPGKINKGEETDNLATTMDFLPSITKLIGAELPRKKIDGVEMSDLLFANDNTSKRDSFVYYNEDELEAIRYKNWKLHFKKEGKIIDELYDLDNDIGEESNLFDNNKEIVKELSNLADEYRKNLGDKSLNIVGKEVRPASEIENPKPLTEFDENHPYMYAEYDKGERG
- a CDS encoding YbaN family protein — translated: MTEKIVKPKKNKLIRILWILLGSLFVGIGYLGIFVPGLPTTIFLILAAGCYIRSSEKLYNWLINNKIFGKYIKDYYEGKGMPLKSKILAFSMIIIFCSFAIFFVIELIWVQLIVGLAGIIGISYIILRVPTKK
- the panB gene encoding 3-methyl-2-oxobutanoate hydroxymethyltransferase; its protein translation is MNKVSIKKIQKLKNFKKITMITAYDYVSGYIVNNSSAEMILVGDSLGTTSLGYDFTNKVTIEDMINATEAVARVGIDKLLVSDLSYGTYETKEDALRNASLLINSGADAVKLEGGSEKFEIIKYLIDHKIAVMGHIGVKPQSINNHKEFKILGKNQDEAKEIFDDAISLESSGVFSLVLELVDEFLTKKITKKLSIPTIGISSGNFSDGQVQVYNDLIGYSPKKLPKHAKVYSNLFFEAQESINKFVNDTRDLS